In a genomic window of Asticcacaulis sp.:
- a CDS encoding cellulase family glycosylhydrolase: MKMTSAMKAFVVASTLTLSTQGLYATVHAETARWSAAAANQWYAKQRWLVGSNFLPTDAINQFEMWQAETFNPTEIDKEFGYAEGIGMNTMRIFLQDQLWAQDPEGFKKRINIVLDLAAKHHIKPMLVLFDSCWDPNPKLGPQHPPIPGVHNSGWVQSPGTAGLMDEAGWGRYEAYVKGIVGAFAKDDRILAWDVWNEPDNQGGGNYQQLDEATKTAQVAKLLPQVFAWARTQDPIQPLTSGVWHNEDWSPNGKLNAVERVQIDQSDVISFHSYDWPERLEERIKSLQPYGRPLIMTEYMARGNGSTFDTALPMARKYNVGAINWGFVLGKSQTNMPWDSWEKPYTKSPPTLWFHDIFYADGKPYRPAETAQIRAMTAEAEKTFRKK, translated from the coding sequence ATGAAAATGACATCTGCAATGAAGGCATTTGTAGTGGCGAGTACCCTGACCTTATCGACCCAGGGGCTTTATGCCACCGTTCATGCCGAGACGGCCCGCTGGTCAGCGGCGGCGGCCAATCAGTGGTACGCGAAGCAGCGTTGGCTGGTCGGCTCCAATTTCCTGCCGACCGATGCTATCAACCAGTTCGAGATGTGGCAGGCCGAAACCTTCAATCCGACCGAGATCGACAAGGAATTCGGTTACGCCGAAGGCATCGGCATGAACACCATGCGTATCTTCCTGCAGGACCAGCTATGGGCGCAGGACCCGGAAGGGTTCAAGAAGCGCATCAATATCGTGCTCGACCTGGCCGCCAAGCATCATATCAAGCCGATGCTCGTCCTGTTCGATTCCTGCTGGGATCCGAACCCGAAACTGGGGCCGCAGCACCCGCCGATCCCCGGCGTGCACAATTCCGGCTGGGTGCAGTCGCCCGGTACGGCGGGCCTGATGGATGAGGCCGGCTGGGGCAGGTACGAGGCTTACGTCAAGGGCATTGTCGGCGCCTTTGCGAAGGATGATCGTATCCTGGCCTGGGATGTGTGGAACGAGCCCGACAATCAGGGGGGCGGCAACTATCAGCAGCTAGATGAGGCCACCAAGACGGCTCAGGTGGCCAAGCTGCTGCCGCAGGTCTTTGCCTGGGCGCGGACGCAAGACCCGATCCAGCCCCTGACTTCAGGCGTATGGCACAATGAAGACTGGTCGCCGAACGGCAAGCTGAATGCAGTCGAGCGCGTGCAGATCGATCAGTCCGATGTGATAAGCTTCCACAGCTATGATTGGCCGGAACGCCTGGAAGAACGCATCAAGTCGCTGCAACCCTATGGCCGTCCGCTGATCATGACCGAGTACATGGCGCGCGGCAACGGCTCGACCTTCGACACGGCCCTGCCTATGGCGCGCAAGTATAATGTGGGGGCCATCAACTGGGGCTTTGTGCTGGGCAAGAGCCAGACCAACATGCCGTGGGATTCATGGGAAAAACCCTACACGAAAAGCCCGCCGACCCTTTGGTTCCATGATATCTTCTATGCCGATGGCAAGCCTTACCGGCCGGCCGAAACGGCGCAGATCAGGGCGATGACGGCCGAAGCCGAAAAAACGTTCAGGAAGAAATAG
- a CDS encoding galactose mutarotase, with the protein MASTTALVAGAFATSGHCAEAKRAEFGKLKDGKVVEAITLSNHKGTSATIITYGASLQALVTPDRSGKPADIALGYADLDHYVSNPQYFGATVGRFANRIARGKYKVDGKAYQAPVNNGVNSLHGGTKGFDKVNWTVMKVADGDNASVELEYVSPDGDMGYPGQMTVHATYLLNENNELTIKYTATTTKTTIVNITNHAYWNLNGEGSVHSVNDSKLTLLADSYLPTDSGAIPTGEVRKVEGTAFDFRTPTAIGARVRDASDQQLVYGRGYDHNWVASREKTAAPRLMAVVEDDASGRKLELLSDQPGIQFYSGNFLDGTSSGKSGGIYREGDAFVLEPQIFPDTPNQPAFGSALLHPGETYSNTLIYRFSTQ; encoded by the coding sequence ATGGCCAGTACGACCGCGCTGGTAGCCGGCGCGTTTGCGACAAGCGGGCACTGCGCCGAAGCCAAACGTGCCGAATTCGGCAAGCTTAAGGACGGCAAGGTCGTTGAAGCCATCACTCTCAGCAATCACAAGGGCACCTCGGCCACCATCATTACCTACGGCGCCAGCCTTCAGGCCCTGGTGACCCCGGACCGCAGCGGCAAGCCCGCCGATATCGCGCTCGGCTATGCCGACCTCGATCACTATGTCTCCAATCCCCAATATTTTGGCGCCACGGTCGGGCGATTCGCCAATCGCATCGCCAGGGGGAAGTACAAGGTCGATGGCAAGGCCTACCAGGCGCCGGTCAATAATGGCGTCAATTCCCTGCACGGTGGCACCAAGGGCTTCGACAAGGTCAACTGGACCGTGATGAAGGTGGCGGACGGCGACAACGCCTCAGTCGAGCTGGAATATGTCAGCCCCGATGGCGACATGGGCTATCCCGGCCAGATGACGGTTCACGCCACCTATTTATTAAATGAAAACAATGAGTTGACGATCAAATATACGGCGACCACGACCAAGACGACCATCGTCAATATCACCAACCACGCCTACTGGAACCTCAACGGCGAAGGCTCGGTCCATAGCGTCAATGACTCGAAATTGACCTTACTGGCCGACAGCTACCTGCCAACCGATTCCGGCGCCATCCCGACCGGCGAAGTGCGTAAAGTCGAGGGTACGGCCTTCGATTTCCGCACCCCAACAGCCATCGGCGCGCGCGTCCGTGACGCTTCCGATCAACAACTGGTCTACGGCCGCGGCTATGACCACAACTGGGTGGCCAGCCGCGAAAAAACAGCCGCGCCGCGCCTGATGGCCGTGGTCGAGGACGACGCTTCGGGGCGCAAGCTCGAACTGCTGTCCGACCAGCCCGGCATCCAGTTCTATTCCGGGAACTTCCTTGACGGCACCTCGTCTGGCAAGTCGGGCGGTATCTACCGCGAAGGCGATGCCTTTGTGCTGGAGCCACAGATCTTCCCCGACACGCCTAACCAGCCGGCCTTCGGTTCGGCCCTGCTGCATCCGGGCGAAACCTATTCCAATACGCTGATCTACCGCTTCAGCACGCAATAA
- a CDS encoding glycoside hydrolase family 43 protein, producing the protein MICRISICLPALATALMAMAPLGAKAEAPSANTYTNPLLPSGPDPWVTRDGGTYYYMHTLGNKITIWKTNDLTRLEKAKRKSWIPPRDAANSISIWAPELHKIDGKWYLYYTAAEAGHDDDAHRGVFVLENANADPTDGNWIDKGQVNTALHGIDGTTFEYGGKRYFIYSAYAGKDSVLSISLMSNPWTLTGGETIIAIPDQPWERQGGRQIVEGPEFLPGPDGQLFITYSASACWSDDYALGFLSAPRGSDPTDPKAWTKSPQPVLSKSVANGVYATGHNGFFTSPDGKTNWIIYHANSGPGMGCSPKRAPHIQPFTWTPTDARHSANQ; encoded by the coding sequence ATGATTTGCAGGATTTCCATCTGTCTGCCGGCGCTGGCTACCGCCCTCATGGCCATGGCGCCGCTGGGGGCCAAGGCCGAAGCCCCATCCGCCAATACCTATACCAATCCACTCCTGCCTTCGGGGCCCGACCCCTGGGTGACGCGCGATGGCGGCACCTATTATTACATGCACACCCTGGGCAACAAAATCACCATCTGGAAGACCAACGACCTTACGCGGCTTGAGAAGGCCAAGCGCAAGAGCTGGATTCCGCCGCGCGACGCCGCCAATTCCATCTCCATCTGGGCGCCGGAACTGCACAAGATCGACGGCAAATGGTATCTCTACTACACCGCCGCCGAAGCCGGTCATGACGACGATGCGCACCGTGGCGTGTTCGTGCTGGAAAATGCGAATGCCGATCCCACGGATGGCAACTGGATCGACAAGGGCCAGGTCAATACCGCCCTGCACGGTATTGACGGCACCACCTTCGAATATGGTGGCAAGCGCTATTTCATCTATTCGGCCTATGCCGGCAAGGACAGCGTGCTGAGTATCTCGCTTATGTCTAATCCGTGGACGCTGACGGGGGGCGAGACCATCATCGCCATCCCCGACCAGCCGTGGGAGCGCCAGGGCGGCCGCCAGATCGTCGAAGGTCCGGAATTCCTGCCGGGACCGGATGGTCAGCTATTCATCACCTATTCCGCCAGCGCCTGCTGGTCGGATGACTATGCGCTGGGCTTTCTGAGTGCGCCCAGGGGCAGCGACCCAACCGATCCGAAAGCCTGGACGAAATCACCGCAGCCGGTCCTGTCCAAATCGGTTGCCAATGGCGTCTATGCCACGGGCCACAACGGCTTCTTCACCTCGCCCGACGGCAAGACCAATTGGATCATCTACCACGCCAATTCCGGCCCCGGCATGGGTTGTTCCCCGAAGCGCGCCCCGCATATCCAGCCATTCACCTGGACGCCAACGGACGCCCGGCATTCGGCGAACCAGTGA
- a CDS encoding tryptophan 7-halogenase, with protein MDRQIRNIVIVGGGSAGWMTASALGKALQYGCAITLIESEDIGTVGVGEATIPPILRFNQTLGINETDFVRATQASFKLGIQFVNWGRQGHSYFHPFGTFGRPFDLVNLHHYWLKAYEGGQVTSLDDYCMAWSAAKRNRFAPPSHDPRHVLSTYEYAYHFDAGLYAAMLRAYAEGKNVSRQEGRIVDVTLDPESGHVRSVTLTDGRVVAGDLFIDCSGFRGLLIEGALKTGYENWSHWLPCDRALAVPCASSAELTPYTRSTAHHAGWQWRIPLQYRTGNGHVYASQFISDEEAARLLLDNLDGEPLATPRPLAFTTGRRRRFWNRNVIAIGLASGFMEPLESTSLYLIQSSIAKLLTLFPDRDFDPVLQDEFNRLTLTEFERIRDFIILHYKLTGRDDSPLWRYCAHMDIPDSLKNSIDLFRRYGKIPSKELDLFGMHSWLAVHIGQLHFPERNDPLAAYRKTDGMAWLTRFRSLIENAAEGLPSHRDYIRTAGMATQPV; from the coding sequence ATGGACCGCCAGATTCGGAATATTGTCATTGTGGGTGGCGGATCGGCCGGCTGGATGACCGCCTCTGCCCTTGGCAAGGCCTTGCAGTACGGCTGTGCCATCACCCTGATCGAGTCGGAAGATATCGGCACGGTCGGAGTGGGAGAGGCGACGATCCCGCCGATTCTTCGTTTCAACCAGACGCTCGGTATAAATGAAACCGATTTTGTGCGGGCCACCCAGGCCTCGTTCAAGCTGGGCATCCAGTTCGTCAACTGGGGCAGGCAGGGGCATTCCTATTTCCATCCGTTCGGCACCTTCGGGCGGCCGTTCGACCTGGTCAACCTGCACCACTACTGGCTGAAAGCATATGAAGGCGGCCAGGTCACCTCGCTCGATGACTACTGCATGGCCTGGTCGGCGGCGAAGCGGAATCGGTTTGCACCGCCTTCGCACGATCCGCGCCATGTGCTGTCGACCTATGAATATGCCTACCATTTCGATGCCGGCCTCTATGCCGCCATGCTGCGCGCCTATGCGGAGGGCAAGAATGTCAGCCGGCAGGAAGGCAGGATTGTCGATGTCACGCTCGATCCAGAGTCCGGCCACGTCAGATCAGTCACGCTGACGGATGGCCGGGTCGTTGCGGGCGACCTGTTTATCGATTGCTCCGGGTTCCGTGGCCTGCTCATCGAAGGCGCCCTGAAAACGGGATATGAAAACTGGTCTCACTGGCTGCCTTGCGATCGCGCTCTGGCCGTGCCCTGTGCGTCTTCCGCTGAGTTGACGCCCTATACTCGCTCGACGGCGCACCATGCTGGCTGGCAGTGGCGCATTCCTCTGCAGTACCGCACCGGCAATGGCCATGTCTATGCGTCGCAATTCATCAGCGATGAAGAAGCCGCCCGCCTCCTGCTCGATAATCTCGATGGCGAGCCGCTGGCGACGCCACGCCCGCTCGCCTTTACGACCGGGCGCCGCCGCCGGTTCTGGAACAGGAACGTCATCGCGATCGGTCTGGCGAGCGGGTTCATGGAGCCGCTGGAATCGACGAGCCTCTACCTGATCCAGTCGAGTATCGCCAAGCTCCTGACCCTGTTTCCTGACCGTGACTTCGATCCTGTCTTGCAGGATGAATTCAACCGCCTGACCTTGACAGAATTCGAGCGCATCCGCGATTTCATCATCCTGCATTACAAGCTGACCGGGCGCGATGATTCCCCGCTGTGGCGGTACTGCGCCCATATGGATATTCCGGACTCCCTGAAGAATTCCATCGATCTTTTCCGGCGATACGGAAAGATTCCCAGCAAGGAACTCGACCTGTTCGGTATGCACTCCTGGCTGGCCGTGCATATCGGGCAGCTCCATTTCCCCGAACGAAACGATCCGCTGGCCGCCTACCGGAAGACGGACGGCATGGCCTGGCTTACCCGCTTCCGCAGCCTGATCGAAAATGCTGCCGAAGGATTGCCCTCCCACAGGGACTATATCCGAACCGCCGGCATGGCCACTCAGCCAGTATAA
- a CDS encoding TonB-dependent receptor: MKLKAYILATASTMSILSWGGVAMAQDSQPAATTQTSEATGDTNDAGTTVVVTGMRRSAASSRALKRNSDQIVDAVVSAEIGKLPDTTVSDSLARVTGITVGRNGGEADSVLVRGLPNIATSYNGRDIFTAEGRFVASQDFAAGNVAALEVYKSTTADQVEGGIAGLINVRGRRPFDFSGREISGMVNYLYANQSKKYSPNGNFLISDRWMTGMGEVGALLNVSYNRFQYLDSTRTLGGFISANVDGHRFGDDPGINYSQHDRERPSANAALQWRPSQELDLYADFLYQGYNSKTSDRNLEVPLWGGSNYSDVELSDDGKQVESMTVTNPFRMQGWQAATTDHTDTWQMAVGGKWNSGDWTLSADLASTQSKYVLSVYSWDFAAVQSVNGQAVVQPTVHIDYNADGGTNVTLDNFNMTDPNNWIFRGFYDRQLAARGRDIQFRTDAEYRTQLSWLPKVRFGVRAVERKAGFDNGDRYQNVEGMNITFPNTGLDIITSQPGFVGDDYPTIRSWATPTYASIRDNVAALRTLVGFPQGVPLYNPAAHFTADEKSLAGYLEGNYAFNLGNVPVDGVVGVRVVNSKESVTSTERTSDSDYTDTLPSASMRLHLTDKTQIRLAANKTRTRPNFSDLNPNYVVNSSYVIQYDSTSQQFFRDGGGSGNIDLKPYTSSNFDVTYEHYFGTTGMFAADLFNREVDGFINYTTKWITDTTFTNNPAQDPNRPDPVPNTDPAIYYPTDTQNVRLTVPYNAAHVGFKGAEVQFSTFFDFDFLPTWASNFGIQANATYMDSHVKNTPEAIANGSAKQDQNQAGVSRLTGNLTGMYENGSWSARLTYNARSRWLSYCDTSANWGGNEGCVYVKGTQRVDFSGSYKVSDNVSLSVDLNNLFAKPMQTYRVATNAVGGIQGGQYTLGVRTEETVYSVGVHFHY; this comes from the coding sequence ATGAAACTCAAAGCTTATATCCTCGCCACAGCCTCGACCATGTCTATCCTGTCATGGGGCGGTGTCGCCATGGCGCAAGACAGCCAGCCGGCCGCCACCACTCAGACCTCGGAAGCGACCGGCGACACCAATGACGCCGGCACAACGGTCGTCGTAACCGGCATGCGTCGCAGCGCCGCCTCGTCGCGCGCTCTCAAGCGAAATTCCGATCAGATCGTCGACGCCGTTGTGTCGGCCGAAATCGGCAAGCTGCCGGATACCACCGTGTCGGACTCGCTGGCCCGCGTGACCGGCATCACCGTCGGCCGTAATGGCGGCGAAGCCGACAGCGTCCTGGTGCGCGGGCTTCCAAACATCGCCACCAGCTACAATGGCCGCGATATCTTTACCGCCGAAGGCCGTTTCGTCGCCTCGCAGGATTTCGCCGCCGGTAACGTCGCCGCCCTGGAAGTCTACAAGTCAACGACCGCCGACCAGGTTGAAGGCGGCATAGCCGGCCTGATCAACGTCCGCGGCCGCCGCCCGTTCGATTTCAGCGGCCGCGAAATCTCCGGCATGGTCAACTATCTGTATGCCAACCAATCCAAGAAGTATTCGCCCAACGGCAACTTTCTGATCAGCGATCGCTGGATGACCGGCATGGGTGAAGTCGGCGCGCTGCTGAACGTCTCCTACAACCGCTTCCAGTATCTCGACTCGACCCGTACCCTGGGCGGATTCATCAGTGCCAATGTCGACGGTCACCGCTTTGGTGACGACCCCGGCATCAACTACTCCCAGCATGACCGCGAACGTCCGTCGGCCAACGCCGCCCTGCAATGGCGCCCGAGCCAGGAGTTGGATCTGTACGCCGACTTCCTCTACCAGGGCTATAATTCCAAGACCTCCGACCGTAATCTGGAAGTGCCGCTGTGGGGTGGTTCGAACTACAGCGATGTCGAGCTGAGTGACGACGGCAAACAGGTCGAAAGCATGACCGTCACCAACCCGTTCCGTATGCAGGGTTGGCAGGCGGCAACCACCGACCACACCGACACCTGGCAGATGGCCGTGGGCGGCAAATGGAACTCCGGTGACTGGACTCTGAGCGCCGACCTGGCCTCGACTCAGTCGAAATACGTCCTGTCGGTCTACAGCTGGGACTTTGCGGCTGTCCAGAGCGTCAACGGCCAGGCGGTTGTCCAGCCGACTGTCCATATCGACTATAATGCCGATGGCGGCACGAACGTCACGCTCGATAATTTCAACATGACCGATCCCAACAACTGGATCTTCCGCGGCTTCTACGATCGCCAGTTGGCGGCGCGCGGCCGTGATATCCAGTTCCGTACCGATGCTGAATACCGCACCCAACTGTCGTGGCTGCCGAAAGTACGCTTCGGTGTCCGCGCCGTGGAAAGAAAGGCCGGCTTCGACAACGGCGACCGCTACCAGAACGTCGAAGGGATGAACATCACCTTCCCCAATACCGGCCTCGACATCATCACGAGCCAGCCGGGTTTTGTGGGTGATGATTATCCGACGATACGCAGTTGGGCGACGCCGACCTACGCCTCCATTCGTGACAATGTCGCGGCCCTGCGTACCCTGGTCGGTTTCCCACAGGGCGTTCCGCTGTACAATCCGGCCGCGCACTTCACGGCCGACGAAAAGTCCCTGGCTGGGTATCTGGAAGGCAACTACGCCTTCAATCTGGGCAATGTGCCCGTCGATGGCGTCGTGGGCGTGCGCGTCGTCAACAGCAAGGAAAGCGTGACCAGCACGGAACGCACCTCGGACAGCGACTATACGGACACCCTGCCGTCCGCCAGCATGCGCCTGCACCTGACGGACAAGACGCAAATCCGTCTGGCGGCCAACAAGACCCGGACGCGTCCGAACTTCTCTGATCTCAATCCGAACTATGTCGTGAACTCAAGCTATGTCATTCAGTATGACAGCACCAGCCAGCAGTTTTTCCGTGATGGCGGCGGCTCGGGCAATATCGACCTGAAGCCGTACACCTCCAGCAACTTCGATGTGACCTACGAGCATTATTTTGGCACGACCGGCATGTTCGCGGCGGACCTGTTCAACCGCGAGGTTGATGGCTTCATCAACTATACGACCAAGTGGATCACGGACACGACCTTCACCAATAATCCGGCACAGGACCCGAACCGTCCCGATCCGGTTCCCAACACGGACCCGGCGATCTACTATCCGACCGACACGCAGAACGTCCGCCTGACCGTGCCGTACAATGCCGCCCATGTTGGCTTCAAGGGCGCGGAAGTACAGTTCAGCACCTTCTTCGACTTTGACTTCCTGCCGACCTGGGCCAGTAATTTCGGCATCCAGGCCAACGCGACCTATATGGACAGCCATGTAAAGAACACACCGGAAGCCATCGCCAACGGCAGTGCCAAGCAGGACCAGAACCAGGCGGGTGTTTCGCGCCTGACCGGCAACCTGACCGGTATGTACGAAAATGGCTCGTGGTCGGCCCGCCTGACCTATAATGCCCGCAGCCGCTGGCTCAGCTACTGCGACACCAGCGCCAACTGGGGTGGCAATGAGGGCTGCGTCTATGTGAAGGGCACCCAGCGCGTCGACTTCTCCGGCAGTTACAAGGTTTCGGATAATGTCTCGCTGAGCGTCGACCTCAATAACCTGTTCGCCAAGCCGATGCAGACCTATCGCGTCGCGACCAATGCGGTTGGCGGCATCCAGGGCGGCCAGTACACCCTCGGTGTCCGTACCGAAGAAACCGTCTACTCGGTCGGTGTCCACTTCCACTACTAG
- a CDS encoding sugar ABC transporter permease, producing the protein MRIARRHFTPWNNFLFAVPFLVIYVWLLVYPLLAGMRLSLFRANLFGGEHFIGLENYTRLLRDPTFLQAMGNSVLFVLLCVPPLVGIALALALALNRAGRFVAFVRSVVFASSVLSVTVLTIVWRQVLTPDGGLISHVSAMLGLPAIAFFSDPHLVLVSMAFITIWWGLGLPMILFLSALQQLPPSVYEAASMDYASPWTVFRRITLPLLTPTLVIVAAYECALQFQLFGQPQLLTEGGPNGASRPMVLYIYETGFNHWDVGYAAAASQILFALIVGVALVPQLGQRLWGRA; encoded by the coding sequence ATGAGGATCGCGCGCCGACATTTCACGCCATGGAACAATTTCCTGTTCGCCGTGCCCTTTCTCGTCATCTATGTCTGGCTGCTGGTCTATCCGCTGCTGGCCGGAATGCGCCTCAGCCTGTTCCGCGCCAACCTGTTCGGTGGCGAACACTTCATCGGCCTGGAAAACTACACGCGCCTCCTGCGCGACCCCACCTTCCTGCAGGCCATGGGCAACAGCGTTCTGTTCGTACTTTTGTGCGTTCCACCACTCGTCGGCATAGCCCTGGCCCTGGCATTGGCCCTGAATCGCGCCGGCCGTTTCGTCGCCTTCGTGCGCAGCGTCGTCTTCGCCTCGTCGGTCCTGTCGGTGACCGTCCTGACCATTGTCTGGCGCCAGGTTCTGACGCCGGATGGCGGCCTGATCAGCCATGTCAGCGCCATGCTTGGCCTGCCGGCGATTGCCTTCTTCAGCGACCCGCATCTGGTACTGGTCAGCATGGCCTTCATTACCATCTGGTGGGGACTGGGCCTGCCGATGATCCTCTTTCTGTCTGCGCTCCAGCAATTGCCACCTAGCGTCTATGAAGCCGCGTCCATGGACTATGCCTCGCCGTGGACCGTGTTTCGCCGCATAACCCTGCCTCTGCTGACACCGACCCTGGTGATTGTGGCCGCCTATGAATGCGCCCTGCAGTTTCAGCTGTTCGGGCAGCCGCAACTGCTGACCGAAGGCGGCCCGAATGGCGCCTCGCGGCCGATGGTGCTGTATATCTACGAGACCGGCTTCAATCACTGGGATGTCGGCTATGCCGCCGCCGCCTCGCAGATCCTGTTCGCCCTGATCGTCGGCGTGGCCCTGGTGCCGCAGCTCGGCCAACGACTATGGGGGCGCGCATGA
- a CDS encoding carbohydrate ABC transporter permease, producing the protein MKVLASLSASRRVWNDIRRVFCGLVLVAMLLPLVWAVFLSLRTNTDLARHVSFNPLGPYTLNNYRELTGNLALMRWFLNSLLVSALGVVGVLSLSSLAGYAFGRLPFPGRNWIYGFVLLGLAIPDQSVILTRHHIFSTLHWHNSYAALVLPGLSAPFGVFLMTETFRALPKGLEDAARLDHASTFRIFWRILLPQTIPAQASLGIYTFLLSWNDYWWPLISATRSDMYTLTEGMAAAQTNYVEITGLGVLMAEAVMAGLPVLIIYCLFQHHIVRAVTGVVKL; encoded by the coding sequence ATGAAGGTGTTAGCCAGCCTGTCAGCCTCGCGCCGGGTGTGGAATGATATCCGACGGGTGTTCTGCGGCCTGGTCCTCGTGGCCATGCTGCTGCCGCTCGTCTGGGCGGTCTTCCTGTCGTTGCGAACCAATACGGATCTGGCGCGCCATGTGTCGTTCAATCCGCTTGGCCCCTACACGCTGAACAATTACCGCGAACTGACCGGCAACCTCGCGCTCATGCGCTGGTTCCTCAATTCGCTGCTGGTCTCCGCTCTCGGCGTCGTTGGCGTCCTGTCCCTGTCTTCACTGGCGGGCTATGCCTTCGGCCGCCTGCCCTTCCCCGGCCGCAACTGGATCTATGGCTTTGTGCTGCTGGGCCTCGCCATTCCGGACCAGTCGGTCATCCTGACGCGCCACCACATCTTCAGTACGCTGCATTGGCACAACTCCTATGCGGCGCTCGTCCTGCCGGGACTTTCAGCGCCTTTCGGCGTCTTCCTGATGACTGAGACCTTTCGCGCCCTGCCCAAGGGCCTTGAGGACGCTGCCCGCCTCGACCACGCATCGACCTTCCGCATTTTCTGGCGCATCCTGCTGCCGCAAACCATACCGGCACAGGCCAGCCTGGGCATCTATACCTTCCTGCTGTCATGGAACGACTACTGGTGGCCGCTGATCTCGGCCACACGGTCGGACATGTATACCCTGACCGAAGGCATGGCCGCGGCGCAGACCAACTATGTCGAAATCACCGGTTTGGGCGTGCTGATGGCCGAGGCCGTTATGGCGGGCCTGCCGGTGCTGATCATCTACTGCCTCTTCCAGCACCATATCGTGCGCGCGGTGACCGGCGTGGTGAAGCTATGA
- a CDS encoding ABC transporter ATP-binding protein — MPPISEGLEFRNVAKAFGDTKLFRDISFHINRGEFFVILGPSGCGKTTLLRLIAGLDSIDGGEVRLNGRPVQALPAAERGIAMVFQDFALYPHMSVRDNLSFGLQNLKLPPAEIAQRISRTADMLSLSDMLDRRPATLSGGQKQRVALARALVKKPDLLLMDEPLSSLDPALRLKTRRELARLSQTLAATVVMVTHDQVEAMTLAHRIMVLHDHEIQQIGTPQEIFTRPANLFVARFIGATPMNLLEGDVRRGKADLAEFIVATGVVIPTRIPFDALPVHQSWRLGLRAEHVTVSAPRKPAFLAHIDFIERLGEHSFVHSRLENGREIVAEAPGLSPLQPGDAIGLKLDGAHAHLFDKDGVAYHPSVVVASS; from the coding sequence ATGCCTCCGATTTCAGAAGGTCTTGAATTCCGTAATGTCGCCAAGGCTTTCGGCGACACGAAGCTGTTCAGGGACATTTCATTCCATATCAATCGGGGCGAGTTCTTCGTCATCCTCGGCCCCTCGGGCTGCGGCAAGACGACCCTTCTGCGCCTGATCGCCGGGCTCGATTCCATTGATGGTGGCGAGGTCCGACTGAACGGGCGTCCAGTCCAGGCCCTGCCGGCCGCAGAGCGCGGCATCGCCATGGTCTTCCAGGATTTCGCCCTCTATCCGCACATGAGTGTGCGCGACAACCTGTCCTTTGGCCTGCAGAACCTCAAGCTGCCCCCGGCCGAAATTGCCCAGCGCATCTCACGAACCGCTGACATGCTGAGCCTGAGCGATATGCTCGATCGCCGGCCAGCCACCCTTTCCGGCGGCCAGAAGCAGCGCGTTGCCCTGGCCCGCGCCCTGGTCAAGAAACCTGACCTCTTGCTGATGGACGAACCCCTCTCCAGCCTCGATCCGGCGCTTAGGTTGAAGACCCGGCGCGAACTGGCCCGGCTCAGCCAGACCCTGGCGGCGACCGTCGTGATGGTAACGCACGACCAGGTCGAGGCCATGACCCTGGCGCACCGCATCATGGTGTTGCACGATCACGAAATCCAGCAAATCGGTACGCCACAGGAAATCTTCACCCGCCCGGCCAATCTCTTCGTCGCCCGTTTCATCGGCGCCACACCGATGAACCTGCTGGAAGGCGATGTCCGGCGCGGCAAGGCCGATCTTGCCGAATTCATCGTCGCTACCGGCGTCGTCATCCCCACACGCATTCCCTTCGATGCCCTGCCGGTTCACCAGAGCTGGCGCCTCGGCCTGCGAGCGGAACACGTAACCGTATCGGCGCCGCGCAAACCGGCCTTTCTGGCGCATATCGATTTCATCGAACGCCTGGGAGAGCATTCATTCGTGCATTCCCGTCTGGAAAACGGCCGTGAGATCGTGGCTGAAGCACCCGGCCTGAGCCCGCTCCAGCCAGGAGATGCGATCGGCCTGAAACTGGACGGCGCCCACGCGCACCTGTTCGACAAGGACGGCGTGGCCTACCACCCGTCCGTAGTGGTCGCGTCGTCATGA